Proteins from a single region of Antechinus flavipes isolate AdamAnt ecotype Samford, QLD, Australia chromosome 2, AdamAnt_v2, whole genome shotgun sequence:
- the EXOSC1 gene encoding exosome complex component CSL4 isoform X2 — MDRRPASQNGCWEVVDAAPPSRYCIPGERLCHLDEASPGSGTYTRHGYIFSSLSGCVVKTSDNGELPVVSVTRETESQMLPDVGTIVTCKVSSINSRFAKVHILYVGSTPLKNSFRGTIRKEDVRATEKDKVEIYKSFRPGDIVLAKVISLGDAQSNYLLTTAENELGVVVAHSESGVQMVPISWCEMQCPRTHTKEFRKVARVQPEFLQT; from the exons ATGGATCGGCGCCCGGCCTCCCAGAATGGCTGTTGGGAAGTGGTGGATGCGGCGCCGCCGTCGAGGTACTGCATCCCGG GCGAGCGACTGTGTCACTTGGACGAGGCCAGCCCCGGCAGCGGCACCTACACCCGGCATGGCTACATCTTCTCCTCGCTCTCGGGCTGCGTAGTGAAGACGAGCGACAATGGCGAG CTGCCTGTGGTGTCCGTGACGAGAGAGACCGAATCCCAGATGCTGCCAGATGTGGGGACGATCGTCACCTGCAAA GTCTCCAGCATTAATTCTAGATTTGCCAAAGTACATATCTTATACGTGGGATCCACACCACTGAAGAACTCCTTTAGAGGAACTATCAG GAAAGAAGATGTTCGAGCTACTGAAAAAGATAAG GTTGAAATATATAAGAGTTTCCGCCCAGGTGACATCGTGCTGGCTAAAGTG ATTTCCCTAGGTGATGCACAGTCCAACTACCTGTTGACAACTGCAGAAAATGAGCTGGGGGTAGTGGTGGCTCACAGTGAATCAG GTGTCCAGATGGTACCCATCAGCTGGTGTGAGATGCAGTGCCCTAGGACACACACCAAAGAATTCCGAAAAGTAGCACGTGTACAGCCTGAGTTCCTGCAGACATAG
- the EXOSC1 gene encoding exosome complex component CSL4 isoform X1: MDRRPASQNGCWEVVDAAPPSRYCIPGERLCHLDEASPGSGTYTRHGYIFSSLSGCVVKTSDNGELPVVSVTRETESQMLPDVGTIVTCKVSSINSRFAKVHILYVGSTPLKNSFRGTIRKEDVRATEKDKVEIYKSFRPGDIVLAKVISLGDAQSNYLLTTAENELGVVVAHSESAGVQMVPISWCEMQCPRTHTKEFRKVARVQPEFLQT; encoded by the exons ATGGATCGGCGCCCGGCCTCCCAGAATGGCTGTTGGGAAGTGGTGGATGCGGCGCCGCCGTCGAGGTACTGCATCCCGG GCGAGCGACTGTGTCACTTGGACGAGGCCAGCCCCGGCAGCGGCACCTACACCCGGCATGGCTACATCTTCTCCTCGCTCTCGGGCTGCGTAGTGAAGACGAGCGACAATGGCGAG CTGCCTGTGGTGTCCGTGACGAGAGAGACCGAATCCCAGATGCTGCCAGATGTGGGGACGATCGTCACCTGCAAA GTCTCCAGCATTAATTCTAGATTTGCCAAAGTACATATCTTATACGTGGGATCCACACCACTGAAGAACTCCTTTAGAGGAACTATCAG GAAAGAAGATGTTCGAGCTACTGAAAAAGATAAG GTTGAAATATATAAGAGTTTCCGCCCAGGTGACATCGTGCTGGCTAAAGTG ATTTCCCTAGGTGATGCACAGTCCAACTACCTGTTGACAACTGCAGAAAATGAGCTGGGGGTAGTGGTGGCTCACAGTGAATCAG CAGGTGTCCAGATGGTACCCATCAGCTGGTGTGAGATGCAGTGCCCTAGGACACACACCAAAGAATTCCGAAAAGTAGCACGTGTACAGCCTGAGTTCCTGCAGACATAG